Proteins encoded by one window of Actinomycetota bacterium:
- a CDS encoding type II toxin-antitoxin system Phd/YefM family antitoxin, whose translation MAKVMTVSEARAALPEILDRVEAGEEVTITRHGKAAAVVVRPEALRTRRADAAFAVAERLNERLVEGRARPLDATPGISEERAEELIAEVRASRSRR comes from the coding sequence ATGGCAAAGGTGATGACCGTAAGCGAGGCCCGGGCGGCCCTTCCGGAGATCCTCGACCGCGTCGAGGCCGGGGAGGAAGTGACGATCACGCGCCACGGCAAGGCGGCTGCCGTGGTCGTCAGGCCAGAGGCGCTGCGTACCCGGCGGGCTGACGCTGCGTTCGCTGTGGCGGAACGACTGAACGAGAGGCTCGTCGAGGGTCGCGCTCGCCCGCTCGATGCCACGCCCGGGATCAGCGAGGAGCGGGCCGAGGAGCTCATTGCCGAGGTTCGAGCGTCGCGTTCTCGCCGGTAG
- a CDS encoding PIN domain-containing protein, whose amino-acid sequence MDAFDADVLIYAAVDGHPLGRRVRALFPSAPMEPSDAFAGIGSVLLLPELLAKPTRLAAVDGLSKLEALLGRLDLLPLDRATAGLASALGTSYRLGAADAVHLATAVAGGADRFITNNHSDFPTSIAEVAVVYPGSLPEA is encoded by the coding sequence GTGGACGCCTTCGATGCCGACGTCCTGATCTACGCGGCCGTCGACGGGCATCCCCTTGGTCGCCGCGTAAGGGCTCTGTTCCCCAGCGCCCCTATGGAGCCATCGGACGCCTTCGCAGGGATCGGCTCGGTTCTCCTTCTTCCGGAGCTCCTGGCGAAGCCAACACGCCTCGCCGCCGTCGACGGACTGTCGAAGCTGGAGGCCCTGCTCGGCCGCCTCGACCTGTTGCCGCTCGACCGGGCCACGGCGGGCCTGGCGTCGGCCCTTGGGACCTCGTACCGGCTCGGCGCGGCCGACGCGGTGCACCTCGCGACCGCCGTGGCGGGTGGCGCCGACCGCTTCATTACCAACAACCACTCGGACTTTCCGACCTCGATTGCCGAGGTCGCGGTCGTGTACCCAGGCTCGCTTCCCGAAGCGTGA